One window from the genome of Moritella sp. F3 encodes:
- a CDS encoding MarR family winged helix-turn-helix transcriptional regulator: MNNKVELISPKYLTLCKEAKKRDVDSEGIALLGQFLTLSNGVTNTCANNLNQFELLEGRFVSMLMINDKESAAPHEISSLTGLTRASITSTIDSLEKRGFAVREASKTDRRSLTVKLTAEGKTTLDQAVASQLDWLASLTSSLDEDEKAAFKSILTKINNSL; encoded by the coding sequence ATGAATAACAAGGTCGAATTAATAAGCCCAAAGTATCTCACACTCTGCAAAGAAGCTAAAAAGAGAGACGTAGATAGTGAAGGCATTGCTTTACTGGGCCAATTTTTAACGCTTAGTAATGGAGTAACAAATACTTGCGCTAACAACCTTAATCAGTTTGAGTTACTTGAAGGTCGGTTTGTTTCAATGCTGATGATTAATGATAAAGAATCTGCAGCGCCTCACGAGATATCAAGCTTAACGGGTTTAACCAGAGCATCAATCACTTCAACAATAGATTCGCTTGAAAAACGTGGTTTTGCAGTACGAGAAGCGTCAAAAACAGATCGACGTTCACTGACGGTAAAATTAACCGCCGAAGGAAAAACCACTTTAGATCAGGCAGTTGCATCTCAACTGGATTGGTTAGCAAGCTTAACCAGCTCATTAGATGAAGATGAAAAAGCCGCATTCAAATCAATTCTAACCAAGATAAACAATAGCCTGTAA
- a CDS encoding protein YgfX produces the protein MSQELKCSVTLRPSKYWLLLCIVIHSVVLGLLLNWLTLISLQLVYSVVIIALCSYQCRQHWLRRPSFTYFTSGYIQFDVDGELFAIHQGSRSADLFIHLSYRSVKQGNMQPQSLYIMRDAIHDYDYRRLIRTIKILN, from the coding sequence TTGTCTCAAGAGTTAAAGTGTAGCGTCACGTTACGCCCGTCTAAATACTGGTTGTTGCTGTGTATTGTGATACATAGTGTGGTACTCGGTTTGTTATTAAACTGGCTTACTCTTATCTCATTGCAATTAGTTTATAGCGTAGTCATTATTGCCTTATGCAGCTATCAGTGCAGGCAGCATTGGCTACGTCGTCCCTCGTTTACCTATTTCACTAGCGGTTATATTCAGTTTGATGTTGATGGTGAATTATTTGCTATTCATCAAGGTTCGCGGAGCGCTGATCTGTTTATTCATTTAAGCTATCGTAGTGTGAAACAAGGCAACATGCAGCCTCAGTCGTTGTATATCATGCGTGATGCTATTCACGATTATGATTACCGGCGTTTAATCCGCACCATTAAAATATTAAACTGA
- the prfB gene encoding peptide chain release factor 2 (programmed frameshift), which translates to MFEVNPVMNKLKELGERAELLRGYLDYDASKERLEEVSAELESSEVWSDPKRAQELGKERASLELVVKTIDDLGTGCDDVEGLVELAVEAEDEETFAEAEHEIIGLEAQLAKLEFRRMFSGKQDANDCYLDIQSGSGGTEAQDWANMLLRMFLRWGEAHKFKVELIEVSAGDVAGIKGATIRLGGEYAFGWLRTETGVHRLVRKSPFDSSGRRHTSFASVFVYPEIDDSIEIDLNPSDLRIDVYRASGAGGQHVNTTESAVRITHLPTNLVVQCQNDRSQHKNKDAAMKQMRAKLFEHEMQKQNAEKQIAEDAKSDIGWGSQIRSYVLDDSRVKDLRTGVETRNTQAVLDGDLDKFIEASLKSGL; encoded by the exons ATGTTTGAAGTAAATCCAGTAATGAATAAATTAAAGGAGCTAGGCGAACGTGCTGAGCTGCTTCGGGGGTATCTT GACTATGATGCTAGTAAAGAGCGTCTAGAAGAGGTATCTGCGGAATTAGAGTCATCGGAAGTATGGAGTGACCCTAAAAGAGCACAAGAATTAGGTAAAGAACGCGCATCATTAGAATTGGTCGTCAAAACGATTGATGATCTCGGTACGGGTTGTGATGACGTTGAAGGCTTAGTTGAACTGGCAGTTGAAGCTGAAGATGAAGAAACATTTGCAGAAGCAGAACATGAAATTATCGGTTTAGAAGCACAGCTTGCTAAGCTTGAGTTTCGTCGTATGTTTTCAGGCAAGCAAGATGCTAATGACTGTTATCTTGATATCCAATCTGGCTCGGGCGGTACCGAAGCACAAGATTGGGCAAACATGTTATTACGTATGTTCTTACGATGGGGTGAGGCACACAAATTTAAAGTTGAATTGATCGAAGTATCAGCTGGCGATGTAGCCGGAATTAAAGGCGCGACTATCCGTTTGGGTGGAGAGTATGCTTTCGGTTGGTTACGTACAGAGACGGGCGTTCACCGTTTAGTGCGTAAATCACCATTCGATTCAAGTGGCCGTCGCCATACCTCATTTGCATCGGTATTTGTTTATCCAGAAATTGATGACAGTATCGAAATTGACTTAAATCCATCGGACTTACGTATCGATGTATACCGTGCGTCAGGCGCGGGTGGTCAGCACGTAAATACAACAGAATCAGCGGTACGTATTACTCACTTACCGACCAATCTTGTTGTACAATGCCAGAACGATCGCTCTCAGCATAAGAATAAAGATGCAGCGATGAAGCAAATGCGAGCGAAATTGTTTGAGCATGAAATGCAAAAACAAAACGCTGAAAAACAAATCGCGGAAGATGCTAAATCAGATATTGGTTGGGGCAGCCAGATCCGTTCATACGTACTGGATGACTCACGCGTAAAAGATTTACGTACAGGTGTTGAAACACGCAACACACAAGCCGTTTTAGACGGTGATTTAGACAAATTTATTGAAGCCAGCCTGAAATCAGGCCTGTAA
- the recJ gene encoding single-stranded-DNA-specific exonuclease RecJ: MNKQIKRRDNLDCDGISTAVPALLRQIYASRGVTSDQELDKGAKNLLRPNQLKGMTAACELLVTALEQNQRIIVVGDFDADGATSTALSILAFKMLGYRNVDFLVPNRFEFGYGLSPEIVDLAAANGAQVIMTVDNGISSIAGVAAAKALGIKVLVTDHHLPGNETPAADAIVNPNQHGCTFPSKNLAGVGVAFYLMLALRGALREQNWFAKQGFVEPNLACLLDIVALGTVADVVPLDANNRILVHQGLQRIRADKCRPGIKALIEIANRNQAQLCASDLGFALGPRLNAAGRLDDMSVGVATLLCEDLNNARRFAGELDSLNEERKEIEGSMQQEALAILKSVDFDAGEVPYGICLFQDDWHQGVVGLVASRIKERFHRPVIAFADAGEGEIKGSARSIPGLHLRDALELLDTRNPGMILKFGGHAMAAGLSLRLDCYDEFSKQFNTLVQELLTEEQLTGVVLSDGELPSEELSLPTAELIKEAAPWGQMFPEPIFDGIFRLREQRLVGKKHLKMMLEPENGGPLVDAIAFNVDLEVWPDASVQKIELAYKLDVNEFRGKRSLQFMVEHLQPLRS; the protein is encoded by the coding sequence TTGAATAAACAAATTAAGCGTCGTGATAATCTAGATTGCGACGGTATATCGACAGCGGTACCCGCATTGCTACGTCAGATTTATGCAAGTCGCGGTGTTACCTCTGATCAAGAACTAGATAAAGGGGCTAAAAACTTATTACGCCCTAATCAGCTTAAAGGCATGACTGCGGCGTGTGAATTATTAGTTACGGCGCTAGAACAAAATCAACGTATTATTGTTGTTGGTGATTTTGATGCCGATGGTGCGACGAGTACGGCATTGTCGATACTAGCGTTTAAAATGCTGGGTTATCGTAATGTTGATTTTTTAGTGCCGAACCGTTTTGAATTTGGTTATGGCTTAAGCCCTGAAATTGTTGATCTTGCTGCTGCCAATGGCGCGCAGGTGATCATGACTGTGGATAACGGTATTTCCAGTATTGCTGGGGTTGCCGCGGCAAAAGCCTTAGGCATTAAAGTGCTCGTGACCGATCACCATCTACCGGGTAATGAAACGCCGGCTGCAGATGCGATTGTAAATCCGAATCAGCATGGCTGTACTTTTCCAAGTAAAAACCTGGCCGGTGTTGGTGTTGCTTTTTACTTGATGCTGGCTTTACGTGGCGCGCTGCGTGAACAGAATTGGTTTGCTAAACAGGGTTTCGTTGAGCCGAACTTAGCTTGTCTGTTAGACATAGTTGCTTTGGGTACGGTTGCTGATGTGGTGCCGCTCGATGCAAATAACCGTATTTTAGTGCATCAAGGTTTGCAACGTATTCGCGCCGACAAATGTCGTCCGGGTATTAAAGCATTAATCGAAATTGCCAATCGTAATCAAGCTCAACTTTGTGCCAGCGATTTAGGTTTTGCGTTAGGGCCAAGATTAAATGCCGCAGGGCGTCTAGATGACATGTCAGTAGGCGTGGCGACATTATTGTGTGAAGACTTAAATAATGCGCGTCGTTTTGCTGGTGAGCTTGATAGCCTCAATGAAGAGCGTAAAGAAATTGAAGGCTCGATGCAGCAAGAAGCCTTAGCTATTCTCAAGAGTGTTGATTTTGATGCTGGAGAGGTACCCTACGGTATTTGTTTATTCCAAGATGATTGGCACCAAGGTGTCGTTGGTTTGGTCGCGTCACGTATCAAAGAACGCTTTCATCGCCCTGTTATTGCTTTTGCAGATGCGGGTGAAGGTGAAATCAAAGGTTCAGCACGCTCGATTCCAGGTCTGCATTTACGTGATGCTTTGGAGCTACTTGATACCCGTAATCCGGGAATGATCTTGAAGTTCGGCGGTCATGCCATGGCGGCTGGTTTATCATTACGTCTTGATTGTTATGATGAGTTTTCGAAGCAGTTTAATACCTTAGTGCAAGAGTTGCTCACTGAAGAGCAGTTAACTGGCGTGGTATTAAGTGATGGTGAACTACCGAGTGAGGAACTGTCACTGCCAACGGCAGAGCTAATTAAAGAGGCGGCACCATGGGGGCAGATGTTCCCTGAACCGATCTTTGATGGTATTTTTAGATTACGTGAGCAACGTCTTGTTGGTAAGAAGCATTTAAAAATGATGCTTGAGCCTGAAAATGGTGGCCCATTGGTTGATGCGATTGCCTTTAACGTTGACTTGGAAGTATGGCCTGATGCCTCTGTGCAGAAGATCGAGTTAGCCTACAAACTTGATGTAAATGAGTTTCGTGGTAAGCGTAGTCTGCAGTTTATGGTTGAGCATTTACAGCCATTACGTTCGTAG
- the lysS gene encoding lysine--tRNA ligase, whose protein sequence is MTEQLQDENKLIAERRAKLDHIRKNCKANGHPNDFRVKDKSADLQAAFGEKSKEELVEMQHVVSIAGRIMAKRGPFLAIQDTSGRIQAYASKDVQKAQKADLGGLDIGDIVGITGALNKSGKGDLYVEMTEYVLMTKALRPLPEKFHGLTDQEMCYRQRYVDLIVNAESRNAFIVRSKLVTAIRNFMVSKDYMEVETPMMHVIPGGATARPFITHHNALDQEMYLRVAPELYLKRLVVGGFDRVFEINRNFRNEGLSPRHNPEFTMMEFYQAYADYNDLMDFTEEMLSTVAVEVLGATSMPYGDETVEFGGKYTRISMLDAIKQYNPEHEVIQALTNEGVQDRELMVSIAKSLHMNVEKFWTCGQLLEEIFGETAEPQLIQPTFITGYPADISPLARRSDDNPFFTDRFEFFIGGREVANGFSELNDAQDQDERFKAQVNAKDAGDDEAMYYDADYITALEHGLPPTAGQGIGIDRLAMLFTNTHTIRDVILFPAMRPQANS, encoded by the coding sequence ATGACTGAACAGTTACAAGATGAAAACAAACTGATTGCAGAACGTCGCGCGAAATTAGATCATATCCGCAAGAACTGTAAAGCAAATGGCCACCCTAACGACTTTCGTGTAAAAGATAAGTCAGCAGATTTACAGGCAGCATTTGGCGAGAAGTCAAAAGAAGAATTAGTGGAAATGCAGCATGTGGTAAGCATCGCGGGTCGTATCATGGCTAAACGTGGTCCTTTCCTTGCTATCCAGGATACATCTGGTCGTATTCAAGCATACGCATCTAAAGACGTGCAAAAAGCACAGAAAGCGGATCTTGGTGGTCTAGATATCGGTGATATCGTTGGTATTACTGGCGCACTAAACAAATCAGGTAAAGGCGATCTTTACGTTGAAATGACTGAATACGTACTAATGACTAAAGCATTACGTCCGTTACCAGAAAAATTCCACGGTCTGACTGACCAAGAAATGTGTTACCGTCAGCGTTATGTTGACCTTATCGTAAATGCTGAATCGCGTAATGCATTCATCGTCCGTTCTAAGTTAGTAACAGCTATCCGTAACTTCATGGTATCGAAAGATTACATGGAAGTTGAAACGCCAATGATGCACGTGATCCCTGGTGGTGCAACTGCACGTCCATTCATCACGCACCATAACGCGCTTGATCAAGAAATGTACCTACGTGTAGCACCAGAGCTATACCTTAAGCGTTTAGTTGTTGGCGGTTTTGATCGTGTATTTGAAATCAACCGTAACTTCCGTAACGAAGGTCTATCTCCTCGTCACAATCCTGAATTTACAATGATGGAATTCTACCAAGCTTACGCTGATTATAATGATCTTATGGATTTCACTGAAGAAATGCTAAGCACGGTAGCAGTTGAAGTACTTGGCGCTACATCTATGCCTTACGGTGATGAGACTGTTGAATTTGGTGGCAAATACACACGTATTAGCATGCTAGATGCAATCAAACAGTACAACCCTGAGCACGAAGTCATTCAAGCACTGACTAACGAAGGCGTTCAAGATCGTGAGTTAATGGTTTCTATTGCGAAATCACTACACATGAATGTTGAGAAATTCTGGACTTGTGGTCAATTACTAGAAGAGATCTTTGGTGAAACAGCTGAACCACAACTGATTCAACCAACCTTCATCACTGGCTACCCAGCAGATATCTCACCGTTAGCACGTCGTAGCGATGACAACCCGTTCTTCACTGACCGTTTCGAGTTCTTCATCGGCGGCCGTGAAGTTGCAAATGGTTTCTCTGAGCTTAACGATGCACAAGACCAAGACGAACGCTTTAAAGCGCAAGTTAACGCAAAAGACGCTGGCGATGATGAAGCTATGTACTACGATGCAGATTACATCACTGCACTAGAGCATGGTTTACCACCGACTGCTGGTCAAGGTATTGGTATCGACCGTTTAGCGATGTTATTTACAAATACGCATACTATTCGTGACGTTATCTTATTCCCTGCGATGCGTCCGCAAGCAAATAGCTAA
- a CDS encoding carboxymuconolactone decarboxylase family protein: MSSHTTDISEYGKEIMNTLQPGLADQVIAKLAELDDDLPKLIVNYAFADVVGRPGLDIKTREMLTVASLITLGNAQPQLELHMRASLNVGVTEKELLEIVIQMAIYAGVPACMNAITAYRNAVTTFNKSNQ; the protein is encoded by the coding sequence ATGAGTTCACACACAACCGATATATCAGAGTACGGTAAAGAGATCATGAATACCCTACAACCAGGACTGGCAGATCAAGTCATCGCAAAGCTCGCTGAATTAGATGACGATCTTCCTAAACTCATTGTTAACTATGCATTTGCAGATGTCGTCGGCAGACCGGGGTTAGATATAAAAACACGAGAAATGCTCACCGTCGCGTCTTTAATCACCTTGGGGAACGCGCAACCACAGCTTGAACTACATATGAGGGCGTCGTTGAATGTCGGCGTGACAGAAAAAGAGTTACTTGAAATCGTAATACAGATGGCCATTTATGCCGGCGTGCCAGCCTGTATGAATGCGATAACGGCTTATCGTAATGCCGTGACAACATTTAATAAATCAAATCAGTAA
- a CDS encoding CBS domain-containing protein, giving the protein MTMQRVMNEMKINAPSIPCGTSLVAVVELFAKHQINAIPVVNPTNEVIGFVSESDCMQALISGSYHCDKPAIVNDVMSKNVVSVSPQDSIVDIAIRMSKDNFSVYPVVEASQLVGIISRRDILKVLAENNNQCNQLS; this is encoded by the coding sequence ATGACTATGCAACGCGTAATGAATGAAATGAAAATTAATGCCCCAAGTATTCCATGTGGCACGTCACTGGTGGCTGTAGTTGAACTGTTTGCTAAACATCAGATTAACGCGATACCAGTTGTTAACCCTACGAATGAAGTGATTGGCTTTGTATCGGAATCCGATTGCATGCAAGCATTGATTAGCGGTAGTTACCACTGCGACAAACCTGCGATTGTTAATGATGTGATGAGCAAGAATGTCGTGAGTGTTTCTCCACAAGATAGTATTGTTGATATCGCGATCCGCATGAGCAAGGATAACTTCAGTGTTTATCCGGTTGTTGAAGCGAGTCAGTTGGTGGGTATTATTAGCCGCAGAGATATCCTGAAAGTGTTGGCTGAAAATAATAATCAGTGTAACCAATTGAGCTAG
- a CDS encoding succinate dehydrogenase assembly factor 2: MTKLDSKARLRWACRRGMLELDVLFRPFVDEAYDDLSDEDKLIFQRLLAGEDPELFAWAMGHEKCADPELAYMMNKIVSRVKV, encoded by the coding sequence ATGACTAAGTTAGATTCAAAGGCTCGTTTGCGTTGGGCTTGTCGTCGCGGCATGCTGGAACTCGATGTATTATTTCGTCCGTTTGTGGATGAAGCTTATGATGATTTATCAGATGAAGATAAATTAATTTTCCAACGCTTGTTAGCAGGCGAAGACCCAGAATTATTTGCTTGGGCGATGGGGCATGAAAAATGTGCTGATCCAGAGTTAGCTTATATGATGAATAAAATTGTCTCAAGAGTTAAAGTGTAG
- the ygfZ gene encoding tRNA-modifying protein YgfZ, with translation MTQFNKLTLASTDALPNVIVSELSQWGLMTATGEQRLSYLQGQLTCDLVGLEDQQTTWGGHCDPKGKLWSTFQVAKKGNSFYFIMRKDALAITQPELKKYAVFSKVELTDASAFCTLYGAAGAHAEQWLNKTFSLTLGEDAVTHLPNGFIMRLIGDTPRFLVLLQKSDASLQQISQHLAEAATDDGSFWDALDILAAAPIVSAEMSNAQIPQAFNLQAYDGISFKKGCYTGQETVARAKYRGTNKRAMAILTGATATGVNSGDSIELQLGENWRSSGKVNLSYRYSDGVQIISSVMPNNLEADSVFKITDNESTLAFMPLPYSLIEVD, from the coding sequence ATGACGCAATTTAATAAACTGACCCTAGCATCAACAGATGCATTACCTAATGTGATCGTAAGCGAGTTATCACAGTGGGGATTAATGACTGCAACAGGTGAGCAGCGTTTAAGTTATTTACAAGGTCAATTGACTTGTGACCTGGTAGGTTTAGAAGATCAACAAACAACTTGGGGTGGCCACTGTGATCCTAAAGGTAAACTGTGGTCGACATTCCAAGTGGCGAAAAAAGGCAATTCATTTTATTTCATCATGCGTAAAGACGCATTGGCAATCACCCAGCCTGAACTAAAGAAATACGCGGTATTCTCAAAAGTAGAACTTACCGATGCTTCCGCATTTTGTACTCTTTATGGCGCAGCCGGTGCACATGCTGAACAATGGTTAAATAAGACATTTTCGCTCACCCTCGGTGAAGATGCAGTTACCCATTTACCGAATGGTTTTATCATGCGCCTTATCGGTGATACACCTCGTTTCTTAGTATTATTACAAAAAAGCGATGCATCATTACAACAAATTAGCCAACACTTAGCAGAAGCAGCAACCGATGATGGTTCATTCTGGGATGCGCTTGATATCTTAGCAGCTGCACCGATTGTGAGCGCTGAAATGAGTAACGCACAGATCCCACAAGCATTTAACCTACAAGCTTATGATGGTATCAGTTTTAAGAAAGGTTGTTACACAGGACAAGAAACAGTTGCTCGCGCGAAATATCGTGGTACGAATAAGCGTGCAATGGCTATCTTAACTGGCGCGACTGCGACTGGCGTGAACAGTGGTGATAGCATTGAATTACAACTGGGTGAGAACTGGCGTAGCAGCGGTAAAGTAAACCTAAGCTACCGCTATAGTGACGGCGTACAAATCATTTCGAGTGTGATGCCAAATAACCTTGAAGCAGATAGCGTGTTTAAAATTACCGATAACGAATCAACATTAGCCTTCATGCCATTGCCTTACTCGCTGATTGAAGTTGATTAA